In a genomic window of Gloeocapsopsis dulcis:
- a CDS encoding efflux RND transporter permease subunit, with product MLNAILKWSIVRRWLVVLGAIAVTVLGIYNLTQMPLDVFPDFAPPQVEIQTEAPGLAPEEVESLISLPIESAINGTPGVTTVRSSSAVGISVVKVIFGWGTDVYQARQLVTERLQQAQSKLPQGIEPPQISPISSPIGTVFQYALTAETTPLMEVRQIVDRDITNRILAVPGISQVIAYGGDIRQYQVLVDSARLQAFDVTLAEVTEAAAAANTNAAGGFLVTPDQELLIRGIGRITALEDLQRSVVTARNGTPVLLSDVADVQIGAALQRGDGSLNGQRAVVVTINKQPQADTPTVTRAIESAMAEVQSSLPQDVSLTVTFRQESFIDDAIANVQSALRDGIIIVSIILLLFLMNWRTALITLSAIPLSVLVGMIILNVFGQGINTMTLGGLAVAIGSVVDDSIVDMENAYRGLRKNQLAGNPVHPFQVVYDTSVEVRVSVLFSTVIIAVVFAPIFTLTGVEGRIFAPMGVAYLVSIFASTLVAMTLSPALCAILLAHQQLPAEETWISRVAQRLYRPLLKFAINVPGVILMVAIASFIAAMIVLPSLGRVFLPEFQERSLVNAMVLYPGTSLETTNQAGMALQAALKDDPRFESIQLRAGRAPGDADAGGVNFGHVDVEISDEGMNDREAAVEKVREEFAKLPGVAPSIGGFISHRMDEVLSGVRSAIAVKIFGSELNQLRNIGTEVEAAMRNVAGVVDLQLEPQVPIKQVQIQFDRAAAARYGLSVGQLSEVIETALNGRVVSQVLQEQQLFDLLVWLKADARNNLDTIRNLLIDTPNGQKIPLAQVAQINYGTGPNTINRENVSRLIVVSANVSGRDLGSVITDIQNNINQQIQLPAGYFIQYGGQFESEQRATQNLLVFGTLALVIIAVLMYFAVKSMTAMLMIMINLPLALVGGIFAVALGGGVLSVASMVGFITLFGIATRNGLLLVENYNGKLAQGMPIKKVLFTGSMERLVAILMTALTSALGMVPLVIGGGAGKEILQPLAVVVLGGLFTSTALTLLVLPALYAQFNKFLVPQEVMSHEGF from the coding sequence ATGCTAAATGCCATCCTCAAGTGGTCGATTGTCCGACGCTGGCTAGTTGTCTTGGGAGCGATCGCGGTTACTGTGTTAGGAATTTATAACTTGACACAAATGCCGTTAGATGTATTTCCAGACTTTGCCCCGCCCCAAGTCGAGATTCAAACTGAAGCCCCAGGACTCGCGCCTGAAGAAGTTGAATCGCTGATTTCACTACCGATTGAAAGTGCGATCAACGGAACTCCTGGAGTCACAACAGTTCGTTCTTCGTCGGCTGTAGGTATTTCGGTTGTCAAAGTCATTTTTGGCTGGGGAACTGATGTTTATCAAGCCCGTCAACTCGTTACAGAACGGTTGCAGCAAGCGCAAAGTAAGCTACCACAAGGCATTGAACCGCCACAAATTTCTCCAATCAGTTCGCCAATTGGGACAGTTTTTCAGTACGCCTTGACTGCTGAAACGACGCCATTGATGGAGGTACGGCAAATTGTTGACCGCGATATCACAAACCGCATATTGGCGGTTCCTGGTATTTCACAGGTTATTGCTTACGGTGGAGATATTCGTCAGTATCAAGTTTTAGTTGATTCAGCACGGTTACAAGCTTTTGATGTCACTTTAGCCGAAGTTACAGAAGCAGCAGCAGCGGCAAATACAAATGCAGCGGGGGGATTTCTTGTTACTCCAGATCAAGAGTTATTAATTCGCGGTATTGGCAGGATTACAGCACTTGAAGACTTGCAGCGATCCGTCGTGACTGCCCGTAATGGTACACCAGTATTGTTGAGTGATGTTGCTGATGTGCAGATTGGTGCTGCGCTACAACGCGGTGACGGTAGTTTGAATGGTCAACGAGCCGTTGTTGTGACGATTAACAAACAGCCGCAAGCTGACACGCCCACGGTAACACGGGCGATTGAAAGTGCAATGGCAGAAGTGCAATCGAGTCTACCGCAAGATGTGAGTTTAACTGTTACTTTTCGTCAGGAAAGTTTTATCGATGATGCGATCGCTAATGTACAAAGTGCGTTACGCGATGGCATCATTATTGTCTCGATTATCTTGTTGCTGTTTTTGATGAATTGGCGTACGGCGCTGATTACGCTGAGTGCAATTCCGCTTTCTGTACTCGTCGGCATGATTATTCTCAACGTGTTTGGGCAGGGTATTAATACGATGACACTCGGAGGATTAGCTGTTGCGATCGGTTCTGTCGTCGATGACTCGATTGTTGATATGGAGAATGCCTATCGCGGACTGCGAAAAAATCAGCTAGCTGGAAATCCAGTGCATCCGTTTCAAGTTGTCTATGACACATCTGTAGAAGTGCGGGTTAGCGTGTTGTTTTCTACAGTGATTATCGCGGTTGTTTTTGCTCCGATTTTTACGCTGACAGGAGTCGAAGGGCGCATTTTTGCCCCAATGGGCGTGGCGTATTTAGTATCAATTTTTGCTTCTACTTTAGTAGCGATGACGCTTTCACCTGCATTATGTGCGATTCTGCTAGCGCATCAGCAATTACCCGCAGAAGAAACTTGGATTTCTCGCGTTGCGCAACGACTGTACCGCCCGTTGCTCAAGTTTGCGATTAATGTCCCTGGTGTTATTTTGATGGTGGCGATCGCTTCATTTATCGCCGCAATGATTGTCCTACCCTCCCTAGGGCGCGTGTTTTTACCAGAGTTTCAGGAGCGATCGCTGGTGAATGCGATGGTGCTGTATCCTGGTACTTCTTTAGAGACGACAAATCAAGCTGGAATGGCACTTCAAGCCGCACTCAAAGACGATCCGCGCTTTGAATCGATTCAACTACGCGCCGGACGTGCGCCAGGGGATGCGGATGCGGGTGGCGTCAACTTTGGACACGTCGATGTTGAAATTAGTGATGAGGGAATGAACGATCGCGAAGCAGCGGTAGAGAAAGTCCGCGAAGAATTTGCTAAATTGCCTGGTGTTGCTCCCAGTATTGGCGGATTTATTTCGCATCGCATGGATGAGGTGTTGTCTGGGGTGCGGAGTGCGATCGCGGTGAAAATTTTTGGTTCCGAACTCAATCAATTACGCAACATTGGTACCGAAGTTGAAGCTGCTATGCGCAACGTTGCAGGCGTCGTAGACTTGCAACTCGAACCGCAAGTTCCGATTAAGCAAGTACAAATTCAGTTTGACCGTGCTGCGGCTGCGCGTTATGGTCTTTCGGTAGGACAACTATCAGAAGTGATTGAAACTGCGTTGAATGGGCGCGTTGTTTCGCAAGTTTTACAAGAACAACAATTGTTTGATTTGTTAGTGTGGCTCAAAGCCGATGCACGTAATAATTTAGACACGATCCGTAATTTACTAATAGATACTCCTAATGGACAAAAAATTCCTTTGGCTCAAGTAGCTCAAATTAATTATGGTACTGGTCCAAATACAATTAATCGAGAAAATGTTTCGCGTTTAATTGTTGTTTCTGCAAATGTATCTGGTCGCGATTTAGGGTCAGTAATTACAGATATTCAAAATAATATTAATCAACAAATCCAATTACCTGCTGGCTATTTTATTCAATACGGCGGACAATTTGAATCTGAACAACGAGCTACCCAAAATTTACTTGTATTCGGCACGTTGGCACTGGTTATTATTGCTGTGTTGATGTATTTTGCTGTTAAGTCAATGACAGCAATGTTGATGATTATGATTAATCTTCCTTTAGCTTTGGTAGGAGGGATTTTTGCGGTTGCTTTGGGTGGCGGAGTTCTCTCAGTTGCATCTATGGTAGGTTTTATTACGCTGTTTGGTATTGCTACTCGTAATGGACTTTTGCTTGTGGAAAATTACAATGGCAAATTAGCTCAAGGAATGCCAATCAAAAAAGTTTTGTTTACAGGCTCGATGGAACGATTGGTTGCAATTTTAATGACAGCGCTTACCTCAGCTTTGGGTATGGTTCCTTTAGTTATTGGTGGTGGTGCGGGTAAGGAAATACTACAACCCTTAGCCGTTGTCGTACTTGGTGGATTATTTACTTCTACGGCATTAACTTTATTAGTTTTACCAGCTTTGTATGCACAGTTTAATAAGTTTCTAGTTCCGCAGGAAGTTATGTCACATGAAGGTTTTTGA
- a CDS encoding efflux RND transporter periplasmic adaptor subunit — protein sequence MQVIKLQLEPLRTWVNDVLPSYIKPATIVCSGVVFSLIFLATPSRVLPHGGHDHGFGEGSGANQAPGTVEVDTETAKRIGIKVEPVTRQRLAIGIKTTGQIETLPNQKAEVTAPLNSTVVELLVNPGDAVRKGQAVAVISSPELVQLRVESQEKQAEGIADLQQAQADLNLAQQNYQQYSQIAAAEIAQARSQVNFAQEKYNRDRELAAAGALPRRNALESQTQAAQAQAELTKAASRRDVLAAEAQLKRAQSAVKVAQSRINLSNATYQTRLQQLGTQANARGLVTVTAPISGTIADREVTLGQSFQDAGGKLMTIVNASRVFATANIYEKDLAQVQTNQRVNAKVAALPNRTFSGRITRIGSAVEGETRVVPVQAELDNLEGQLKPGMFAELEVLTDRTATSRLAIPSSAVVEANGQSIVYVQNGNAYLPVEVTLGETFSDMVEIESDLFEGDLIVTQRSPQLYAQSLRAGNTTTADTPEESPSQPQSQIPSLPWWLVGVGGGAVIGTGAFMAGVWSSRRHQRRLAASNNSLATFNKHHEPKTQINQLESSLKHPSDF from the coding sequence ATGCAGGTAATTAAACTTCAACTTGAGCCTTTAAGGACATGGGTGAATGATGTGCTTCCTAGCTATATCAAACCAGCAACAATCGTGTGTTCTGGAGTAGTATTTAGCTTGATCTTCCTCGCAACTCCCAGCAGAGTTTTACCACATGGCGGACACGATCATGGCTTTGGAGAGGGAAGTGGAGCAAATCAAGCTCCTGGTACAGTTGAGGTTGATACAGAAACTGCCAAACGTATTGGTATCAAAGTCGAACCCGTGACGCGTCAAAGGTTAGCGATTGGGATTAAAACTACAGGACAGATCGAAACCTTACCCAATCAAAAAGCTGAAGTGACAGCGCCGCTTAACAGCACGGTAGTAGAATTGCTGGTGAATCCTGGTGATGCTGTTAGAAAAGGACAAGCAGTTGCTGTTATTTCCAGCCCAGAATTAGTACAACTGCGGGTAGAATCTCAAGAAAAACAAGCTGAGGGGATTGCAGATTTACAGCAAGCACAAGCCGACTTAAACCTAGCGCAACAAAATTATCAGCAATATTCGCAGATCGCAGCAGCAGAAATTGCTCAAGCCCGCAGTCAAGTTAACTTTGCCCAAGAAAAGTACAACCGCGATCGCGAGTTAGCCGCAGCGGGTGCGCTGCCACGTCGCAACGCCCTCGAATCGCAAACCCAAGCCGCGCAAGCCCAAGCTGAATTAACAAAAGCGGCAAGTCGTCGGGATGTTTTAGCAGCAGAGGCACAACTCAAACGCGCGCAATCAGCGGTTAAAGTCGCGCAGTCGCGCATCAATTTAAGTAACGCTACGTATCAGACAAGACTGCAACAACTTGGTACGCAAGCGAATGCTAGAGGGTTAGTAACGGTGACTGCTCCCATATCTGGCACGATTGCCGATCGCGAAGTTACGCTTGGTCAATCGTTTCAGGATGCTGGTGGTAAGCTGATGACAATTGTCAATGCAAGTCGCGTATTTGCTACGGCGAATATTTATGAAAAAGATTTAGCTCAAGTTCAGACAAATCAGCGTGTCAATGCTAAGGTGGCGGCACTACCTAATCGTACCTTCAGCGGACGAATTACGCGAATTGGCTCCGCCGTAGAAGGAGAAACGCGAGTTGTACCAGTGCAAGCTGAACTCGATAATCTTGAGGGACAACTTAAACCAGGAATGTTTGCCGAGTTAGAAGTTCTCACCGATCGCACCGCAACATCTCGATTGGCGATTCCTAGTAGTGCAGTCGTTGAGGCGAATGGTCAATCAATCGTTTACGTTCAAAATGGTAATGCTTATTTGCCAGTTGAAGTTACCTTGGGTGAAACTTTTAGCGACATGGTTGAAATTGAGAGCGATTTATTTGAGGGAGATTTAATTGTCACTCAGCGATCGCCGCAACTCTACGCCCAATCTTTACGCGCTGGTAACACTACGACAGCAGATACTCCTGAAGAATCCCCAAGTCAACCACAATCGCAAATTCCATCTCTTCCTTGGTGGTTAGTTGGAGTCGGGGGAGGTGCAGTTATTGGCACAGGAGCGTTTATGGCGGGTGTTTGGTCGAGTCGTCGGCACCAACGCCGCTTAGCAGCAAGCAATAACAGCTTAGCTACTTTCAACAAGCATCACGAGCCAAAGACTCAAATCAATCAGCTAGAATCCAGCCTCAAGCATCCTTCTGACTTCTGA
- a CDS encoding DUF305 domain-containing protein: protein MFLKKHFTLNIVAIAATGGLIASCAAVPPTQTQVSNTPASNTHSTQGMPHNGMNHAVAMNLGPADEDYDLRLIDAMIPHHQGAVEMAQEALDKSQRSEIRELSAEIIEAQQQEITQLQQWRQAWYPQASNAPVAYDPQTGETVPMSQQQMHSMMMHGNLGAADNEFDLRFSNAMIPHHEGAVEMAQDALNKSQRPEIRNLAQEIINSQETEIKQMQEWQQAWYKQ from the coding sequence ATGTTTTTAAAAAAGCATTTTACGTTAAACATTGTAGCGATCGCCGCAACAGGTGGGTTAATCGCATCTTGTGCAGCCGTTCCGCCAACTCAAACGCAAGTATCAAACACCCCAGCCTCAAATACTCATAGCACACAGGGAATGCCGCATAATGGTATGAACCATGCCGTAGCAATGAATTTAGGTCCGGCGGATGAGGACTACGACTTGCGGTTGATTGATGCAATGATTCCACACCATCAAGGTGCAGTAGAAATGGCGCAAGAAGCTTTAGATAAATCTCAACGCTCAGAAATTAGAGAGCTATCAGCAGAGATTATTGAAGCGCAACAACAGGAAATTACACAGCTACAGCAGTGGCGGCAAGCATGGTATCCGCAAGCAAGCAACGCTCCAGTAGCTTACGATCCTCAGACAGGTGAAACTGTACCAATGTCGCAACAGCAGATGCATAGCATGATGATGCATGGCAATCTAGGGGCTGCTGATAATGAATTTGACCTACGTTTCAGTAATGCAATGATTCCACACCATGAAGGTGCAGTGGAAATGGCGCAAGATGCTTTAAATAAATCCCAGCGTCCTGAAATTAGGAATTTGGCGCAAGAAATTATCAATTCACAAGAGACAGAAATTAAGCAGATGCAGGAGTGGCAACAAGCTTGGTATAAGCAATAG
- a CDS encoding DICT sensory domain-containing protein yields the protein MRISHSPLQELLQARPDLHPQRYFKSSLTALSHAIEDLVLNGKDKPLVIANFQRERFYRTETRRYQQIAQRTDQVYVLATPESNFADAAEPYETIPFDHRDQLVNEWHLVVVGQEYTACLICQEHFTPDAPPVIDQARQFEGIWTFDCQISCQVAHLLLARILVYRPELAQKVQQARIRFGLNVIPMMASVGRGSIDAVTFTERLVTHLQASQYRLLKAYRMIATQERQERLVNSMTTAIRRSLNLHEILSTAVQELGQTFEHCRCLLYRCDRIYQNATIEYEAVAPSMTALKGETWLLVDNPLFQAAVATEKAIAVTDVTKLPSLQTNPALRTLLSRSGIRSWLLVPVIYQETLLGMLEIHHTGAEPYIWQEQDIGLVEAIANQVGVALIQAQAYSRLEELNNQLAALERTRSNLIAIVGHELRTPLSTIQICLETLATEPEMTLEMQQIMLQTALSDAERLRKLTQDFILLSRLESGQIHWQLEPISLQECLNLALNSLKAWWSPQDLAQIDMVLPPKLPLVLVDGEGLVQVFTKLIDNALKFAPGGKVTIRARTLKNQLASKRTSMIEVCIADTGRGIEPSQLEAIFTRFSQEEEYLRRISSGTGLGLAICRQIVQGLGGQIWADSAGKNQGSQFYFTLPVS from the coding sequence ATGAGGATTTCGCATTCTCCACTCCAGGAGTTACTTCAAGCCCGACCTGATTTACATCCTCAGAGGTATTTTAAGTCTTCCTTGACGGCGCTATCGCATGCAATTGAAGATTTAGTACTTAATGGGAAAGATAAACCGTTAGTCATTGCTAATTTTCAACGCGAACGCTTTTATCGCACCGAAACAAGACGTTATCAGCAGATTGCACAACGCACAGATCAAGTTTATGTTTTGGCTACACCAGAGTCTAACTTTGCAGATGCAGCCGAACCTTACGAAACAATTCCCTTTGATCATCGCGATCAGCTAGTTAATGAGTGGCATTTAGTTGTCGTTGGGCAAGAGTACACTGCTTGTTTAATTTGTCAAGAGCATTTCACACCAGATGCACCTCCGGTGATTGATCAGGCGCGACAGTTTGAAGGGATTTGGACGTTTGATTGCCAAATTAGCTGTCAAGTTGCCCATCTTTTACTTGCGAGGATTTTAGTTTACCGACCAGAGTTAGCCCAGAAAGTACAACAAGCGAGAATTAGGTTTGGTCTAAATGTAATTCCGATGATGGCGTCAGTAGGACGGGGAAGTATTGATGCTGTGACATTTACTGAACGCTTGGTGACTCATTTGCAAGCAAGTCAGTATCGCCTGTTGAAAGCTTATCGCATGATCGCGACCCAAGAACGCCAAGAGCGTCTAGTGAATTCTATGACCACCGCGATTCGCCGTTCGTTGAATTTACATGAGATTTTATCAACGGCTGTACAGGAATTAGGGCAGACTTTTGAGCATTGTCGCTGTTTACTTTACCGTTGCGATCGCATTTATCAAAATGCAACGATTGAGTATGAAGCTGTTGCGCCAAGCATGACGGCATTGAAAGGAGAAACTTGGCTATTAGTAGACAATCCTTTATTTCAAGCTGCGGTAGCTACAGAAAAAGCGATCGCTGTTACAGATGTAACTAAACTTCCTAGCCTTCAAACTAATCCAGCGTTAAGAACTCTGCTATCGCGTTCTGGAATTCGCTCGTGGTTACTCGTTCCTGTGATTTATCAAGAAACACTGCTGGGAATGTTGGAAATTCATCACACAGGCGCAGAACCTTATATTTGGCAAGAACAAGATATTGGTTTAGTAGAAGCGATCGCAAATCAAGTGGGTGTTGCTTTGATTCAAGCGCAAGCGTATTCTCGTCTCGAAGAACTCAATAACCAATTAGCAGCATTAGAACGGACTCGGAGTAATTTAATTGCGATCGTCGGTCATGAATTGCGTACTCCTTTGTCTACAATCCAAATTTGTTTGGAAACTTTAGCAACTGAGCCAGAAATGACTTTAGAAATGCAGCAAATCATGCTGCAAACTGCTTTGAGCGATGCTGAGCGGCTGCGGAAGCTAACTCAAGATTTTATCCTGCTTTCTCGCTTGGAAAGTGGTCAGATTCACTGGCAATTAGAACCGATTTCACTTCAGGAATGTCTTAATTTAGCACTGAATAGTCTCAAGGCTTGGTGGTCGCCACAAGACTTAGCGCAAATAGATATGGTACTACCGCCAAAATTACCACTGGTGTTGGTAGATGGTGAAGGACTTGTCCAAGTTTTTACCAAATTAATTGATAATGCTTTGAAGTTTGCACCTGGTGGGAAAGTCACAATCAGAGCGCGTACGCTGAAAAATCAGCTAGCATCCAAGCGCACTTCTATGATTGAGGTCTGTATTGCTGACACTGGTCGAGGTATTGAACCAAGTCAGTTAGAAGCAATATTTACTCGTTTCTCGCAAGAAGAAGAATATCTCCGACGCATCTCCAGTGGAACAGGACTAGGATTAGCAATTTGTCGCCAAATTGTTCAAGGCTTGGGAGGACAAATTTGGGCTGATTCCGCAGGTAAAAATCAGGGAAGTCAGTTTTACTTTACACTTCCGGTTAGTTAG
- a CDS encoding DUF1830 domain-containing protein codes for MTQSASTECDRQILCCYVNHTSLLQITRISNIPNWYFERTVFPGQRLLFTAPPEAELEIHTSKLVNATLSDKILCSHLQVIQD; via the coding sequence ATGACTCAAAGCGCCTCAACTGAATGCGATCGCCAAATCTTGTGTTGCTACGTCAATCATACTAGCCTGTTGCAGATTACTCGTATTTCTAACATCCCTAACTGGTACTTTGAACGAACTGTTTTTCCTGGACAAAGACTGTTGTTTACAGCGCCGCCGGAAGCTGAGTTAGAAATCCACACCAGTAAGCTCGTTAATGCGACTTTATCCGATAAAATTCTTTGTTCGCACTTACAGGTTATTCAAGATTAG
- a CDS encoding pentapeptide repeat-containing protein, with product MNADELNRRYAAGERDFSFVNLRGVNLTEVNLQGAILWGADLARANLTAANLRQTKLSSANLAGTILWRADLTQATLHRANLSKSILIKAILGEVDLSEALLIKADLRLAQLTRAKLTKAKLKGADLRYAEIRLVDISGTDLNQTILNGANLSGENLLAN from the coding sequence ATGAATGCTGATGAATTGAATCGGCGATATGCAGCAGGAGAGAGAGATTTTAGCTTTGTTAATCTGCGGGGAGTTAACTTAACTGAAGTTAATCTGCAAGGTGCAATCCTTTGGGGCGCAGACTTAGCGCGAGCTAACTTAACTGCTGCTAACTTAAGACAAACAAAGCTGAGTTCTGCAAACTTAGCCGGAACAATTTTGTGGAGGGCTGACTTAACTCAAGCAACTTTGCATAGAGCAAACTTAAGTAAGTCAATTTTAATTAAGGCAATTCTCGGTGAAGTAGATTTGAGCGAAGCACTACTCATTAAAGCAGATTTGCGGCTAGCTCAATTAACACGCGCAAAGTTAACCAAAGCAAAGTTAAAAGGTGCTGATCTGCGATATGCAGAAATTAGATTGGTAGATATTAGTGGCACAGATTTGAACCAAACTATTCTAAATGGGGCAAACTTAAGTGGAGAGAACTTACTTGCAAATTAG
- a CDS encoding orange carotenoid protein N-terminal domain-containing protein has product MTYTLESAQNIFTDTQIPSPIPATIALFDQLNVDDKLALLWYAYTEMGRTITPAAVGAARLQLAESLLNQVKQMSSTGQTQFMRDLASRANTPLSRSYGFFSVNTKLAFWYELGELMKQGVVAPIPPDYQMTPGVKAVLAAIQQLDPGEQITVLRTAVVDMGFEDAVAPSSAEADEPMFPRTEPAPTKLTVEGITDSTVLNYFAALNADDFEAALALFTPDGALQPPFQKPIVGPEAIAKYMRSEAQGLNLMPQQGIAETLPDGSKQLKITGVVQTPWFGVNVGMNIGWRFLLNPQGKIFFVAIDMLASPQELLNLRPR; this is encoded by the coding sequence ATGACTTATACTCTCGAATCAGCACAAAATATCTTTACTGATACCCAAATACCGAGTCCCATTCCTGCAACGATCGCGCTATTCGATCAACTCAATGTTGATGACAAATTGGCATTACTGTGGTATGCCTATACGGAAATGGGGCGGACAATTACTCCCGCTGCGGTAGGCGCAGCACGGTTACAGCTGGCAGAGAGTTTACTCAACCAAGTCAAGCAGATGTCATCTACTGGTCAGACGCAATTCATGCGCGATTTGGCTAGCCGTGCGAATACGCCACTAAGTCGTTCTTATGGTTTCTTCAGTGTCAATACAAAGCTAGCTTTCTGGTATGAGCTAGGCGAACTCATGAAGCAAGGGGTTGTTGCTCCTATCCCCCCAGACTATCAAATGACTCCTGGTGTCAAAGCAGTACTTGCGGCAATTCAGCAACTCGATCCAGGCGAACAAATTACAGTATTACGCACTGCTGTAGTCGATATGGGATTTGAAGATGCTGTAGCACCTAGTAGCGCAGAAGCAGATGAGCCGATGTTCCCACGCACTGAACCAGCACCGACAAAACTTACAGTTGAAGGAATTACAGATTCTACAGTTCTCAACTATTTTGCCGCGTTGAACGCTGATGACTTTGAGGCTGCGCTTGCATTATTTACTCCCGATGGTGCTTTGCAACCACCTTTTCAAAAGCCAATTGTAGGTCCTGAAGCGATCGCAAAATATATGCGCTCAGAAGCCCAAGGGCTAAATCTTATGCCACAACAAGGTATAGCGGAAACTTTGCCCGATGGTTCTAAGCAGTTAAAAATTACTGGAGTAGTTCAAACGCCTTGGTTCGGTGTCAACGTAGGTATGAACATTGGTTGGCGGTTCTTACTCAATCCCCAAGGCAAAATTTTCTTTGTAGCAATTGATATGCTGGCGTCTCCTCAAGAACTGCTCAATCTCCGTCCTCGATAG
- a CDS encoding chlorophyll a/b-binding protein: MSARQYVIDDRGLANTFAIEPKMYVQESQFGFTPYAEMLNGRLAMIGFVSLIALEVFTGHGLIGFFASLS; encoded by the coding sequence ATGAGTGCACGCCAATACGTTATTGATGACCGAGGTTTAGCAAACACCTTTGCGATTGAACCCAAGATGTATGTACAAGAAAGCCAGTTTGGCTTTACACCCTATGCTGAAATGCTTAACGGTCGCTTAGCTATGATTGGGTTTGTGTCACTCATAGCATTGGAAGTATTCACTGGACACGGCTTAATCGGTTTTTTTGCCAGCCTCTCTTAG
- a CDS encoding heavy-metal-associated domain-containing protein yields MTLTLKVPKMACSACVNTITKAIKAVDAYATVQAEPKTKLVNIETQASETVVKEVLASVGYPTA; encoded by the coding sequence ATGACACTCACACTTAAAGTTCCTAAAATGGCTTGCTCAGCTTGCGTAAATACGATTACCAAAGCGATTAAGGCAGTAGATGCCTACGCTACAGTTCAAGCCGAGCCAAAAACTAAACTTGTCAACATCGAAACTCAAGCATCAGAAACCGTAGTTAAAGAAGTTTTAGCATCTGTCGGATATCCCACTGCTTAA